From one Enterococcus sp. DIV2402 genomic stretch:
- a CDS encoding metal-dependent transcriptional regulator, with protein MKIFSAEKEEYLKLINYYQNQDGIARTGLLAKKLALTKSSVTEMLQKLSQENLVRYTPYMGVYLTEKGSRYVAYLRKK; from the coding sequence GTGAAAATTTTTTCAGCAGAAAAAGAAGAATACTTAAAATTGATAAATTATTATCAAAATCAAGATGGTATTGCTCGAACGGGGCTTTTAGCAAAAAAATTAGCCCTTACGAAGTCGTCTGTAACGGAAATGCTTCAAAAATTATCTCAAGAAAATCTTGTAAGATATACGCCATATATGGGTGTATATCTTACTGAAAAAGGATCTAGATATGTTGCCTATTTAAGAAAAAAGTAA